One genomic region from Ralstonia pickettii DTP0602 encodes:
- a CDS encoding MFS transporter — translation MRLITKTLLGGMAVLAMCFTGAASAADAWPQKPVTLIVPWAAGGSTDILARVLSEHLTRSLGQPVIVDNKPGASGNIGSAMVARAKPDGYTLLVGSMSTHAMNPALMPNMPFRGVEDFTPLGLLAYVTNTMVVHPSVPAQNVKDLIAYAKANPGKLAYASAGPGSTNHLSAVLFEKMAGIQMLHVPYKGGAPAVVDTVAGQTQLLFSAGTQTLPHVKGGKLRLLAVTESKRSPLLPDVPTVAETVPGYELAVWYGAFGPKGMPADLTARLNREINAVMSLPEVKSRMNAIGVETATSTPQQFGTILHRDADRYGKLIRELGIKGE, via the coding sequence ATGCGGTTGATCACCAAGACCCTGCTGGGCGGCATGGCCGTGCTGGCGATGTGCTTTACCGGCGCGGCTTCTGCGGCCGATGCCTGGCCGCAGAAGCCGGTCACGCTGATCGTGCCGTGGGCGGCCGGCGGCTCGACCGATATCCTGGCGCGCGTGCTGTCCGAACACCTGACCCGTTCGCTCGGCCAGCCGGTGATCGTGGACAACAAGCCGGGCGCGTCCGGCAATATCGGCTCGGCCATGGTCGCGCGCGCCAAACCCGACGGCTACACGCTGCTGGTCGGCTCGATGAGCACGCACGCGATGAACCCGGCGCTGATGCCAAACATGCCCTTCCGCGGCGTGGAGGATTTCACGCCGCTGGGTCTGCTGGCCTACGTGACCAACACCATGGTGGTCCATCCGTCGGTGCCGGCGCAGAACGTCAAGGATCTGATCGCCTACGCCAAGGCCAACCCGGGCAAGCTCGCCTACGCCAGCGCCGGTCCCGGCTCGACCAACCACCTGAGCGCGGTGCTGTTCGAGAAGATGGCCGGCATCCAGATGCTGCACGTGCCCTACAAGGGCGGCGCGCCCGCCGTGGTCGATACCGTGGCCGGCCAGACCCAGCTGCTGTTCTCCGCCGGCACCCAGACCCTGCCGCACGTGAAGGGCGGCAAGCTGCGCCTGCTAGCCGTCACCGAGAGCAAGCGCTCACCGTTGCTGCCCGATGTGCCGACCGTGGCCGAGACCGTCCCCGGCTATGAACTGGCGGTCTGGTACGGCGCCTTCGGTCCGAAGGGCATGCCGGCGGACCTGACCGCGCGCCTGAACCGCGAGATCAACGCCGTGATGTCCCTGCCCGAGGTCAAGTCCAGGATGAACGCCATCGGCGTCGAGACCGCGACGTCCACCCCGCAGCAGTTCGGCACCATCCTGCACCGCGATGCCGACCGCTACGGCAAGCTGATCCGCGAACTCGGCATCAAGGGGGAATGA
- a CDS encoding gamma-glutamyltransferase (K00681: ggt; gamma-glutamyltranspeptidase [EC:2.3.2.2]) has translation MFTTRPEIVGTFGVAASTHWLATQTAMGVLERGGNAFDAAVAAGFVLQVVEPHLNGPGGEVPIVYWSERERAMRTVCGQGPAPALADPDALRAMGLDLVPGIGLIPAAVPGAFGAWLTMLREHGTWSLADVLAPAIGYAREGFPLVPRISRAILAVQALFRDEWHSSAQTWLPDGKVPRPGSLHTLPALAATYTRIVEEARRHRDTRTGQIDAAMDCWYRGFVAQEIDAYCRNTPVRDTTGDKHTGLLRYDDMANWAPEIEAPVTLDFGRYTVAKCGIWSQGPVFLQQLGMLRHAGLEQHAPESPEFVHRIAEATKLAMADRLAWYGDPHFAQSPLAALLDDGYLAARVRRIGTRAALSLDPGTVNGMAPRLPDLAAAERTLQRADVRFGVGEPTFAELPPVAEWAEQEIFVGDTCHIDVIDRHGNMVAATPSGGWLSSSPTIPSLGFALNTRLQMTWLEPGLPNTLAPGKRPCTTLSPSLALRDGEPYMVFGTPGGDQQDQWSLAFFLRHAVHGMNLQEAIDAPAWHIDHFPASFWPRQTVLNRISVESRFPESTLAALRERGHEVRVGEPWSEGRMSACSREFDAGGRLVLRAGANPRGMQGYAVGR, from the coding sequence ATGTTCACCACCCGTCCCGAGATCGTTGGCACCTTTGGCGTCGCCGCCTCCACGCACTGGCTGGCCACGCAGACCGCCATGGGCGTGCTGGAGCGCGGCGGCAATGCCTTCGACGCCGCGGTTGCCGCCGGCTTTGTGCTGCAGGTGGTCGAGCCGCACCTGAACGGCCCCGGCGGCGAAGTGCCGATCGTCTACTGGAGCGAGCGCGAGCGCGCCATGCGCACGGTCTGCGGCCAGGGCCCGGCCCCGGCGCTGGCCGATCCGGACGCGCTGCGCGCCATGGGCCTGGACCTGGTGCCCGGCATCGGCCTGATACCGGCAGCCGTGCCCGGCGCCTTCGGAGCGTGGCTGACGATGCTGCGCGAGCACGGCACCTGGTCGCTGGCCGACGTGCTGGCGCCCGCCATCGGCTATGCCCGCGAAGGCTTCCCGCTGGTGCCGCGCATCTCGCGCGCGATCCTGGCGGTGCAGGCGCTGTTCCGCGACGAGTGGCACAGCTCGGCACAGACGTGGCTGCCGGACGGCAAGGTGCCGCGCCCCGGCAGCCTGCACACGCTGCCCGCGCTGGCCGCCACCTACACCCGCATCGTCGAAGAGGCCCGGCGCCACCGCGATACCCGCACCGGCCAGATCGATGCGGCGATGGACTGCTGGTACCGCGGCTTCGTCGCGCAGGAGATCGATGCGTACTGCCGCAACACGCCGGTGCGCGACACCACCGGCGACAAGCACACCGGGCTGCTGCGCTATGACGACATGGCCAACTGGGCGCCGGAGATCGAGGCCCCCGTCACGCTGGACTTCGGCCGCTACACCGTGGCCAAGTGCGGCATCTGGAGCCAGGGGCCGGTGTTCCTGCAGCAGTTGGGCATGCTGCGCCACGCCGGCCTGGAGCAGCATGCGCCGGAGTCGCCCGAGTTCGTGCACCGCATTGCCGAAGCCACCAAGCTGGCCATGGCCGACCGACTGGCCTGGTACGGTGATCCGCATTTTGCACAGAGCCCGCTGGCGGCGCTGCTCGATGATGGCTACCTGGCGGCGCGCGTGCGGCGCATCGGCACGCGTGCCGCGTTGTCGCTCGACCCGGGCACGGTGAACGGCATGGCGCCGCGCCTGCCCGACCTGGCCGCGGCCGAGCGCACGCTGCAGCGCGCCGACGTGCGCTTCGGCGTGGGCGAGCCGACCTTTGCCGAACTGCCGCCGGTGGCCGAATGGGCCGAGCAGGAGATCTTTGTCGGCGATACCTGCCACATCGATGTGATCGACCGCCACGGCAATATGGTCGCGGCGACGCCGTCGGGCGGCTGGCTGTCGTCGAGCCCGACCATCCCGTCGCTCGGCTTTGCCCTCAATACCCGCCTGCAGATGACCTGGCTGGAGCCCGGCCTCCCCAACACCCTCGCGCCCGGCAAGCGGCCGTGCACCACGCTGTCGCCGTCGCTGGCGCTGCGCGACGGCGAGCCCTACATGGTGTTCGGCACGCCCGGCGGCGACCAGCAGGACCAGTGGTCGCTGGCATTCTTCCTGCGCCACGCCGTCCACGGCATGAACCTGCAGGAGGCGATCGACGCGCCGGCCTGGCATATCGACCACTTCCCGGCATCGTTCTGGCCGCGCCAGACCGTGCTCAACCGCATCAGCGTCGAATCGCGCTTCCCTGAAAGCACCCTGGCGGCGCTGCGCGAACGCGGACACGAAGTGCGCGTGGGCGAGCCCTGGTCCGAGGGCCGCATGTCGGCCTGCTCGCGCGAATTCGATGCCGGCGGCCGGCTGGTGCTGCGCGCCGGCGCCAATCCGCGCGGCATGCAGGGCTATGCGGTCGGGCGCTGA
- a CDS encoding sporulation protein — translation MSIAPDKLVHNLVSRLRLRHLPLLLALERQRSVSRVAAELNLSQPAVTKTLREIEDIFMVPLFTRTRRGLEPTPTGRAVLAHARLTLADADALGRELAAIGSGLSGRLRIGVIPYISRSVLDAACTFGLTQTPRVSVLVREGTTDELVNALREHELDCVVARTFYAPGADIAQQPLYREEPALVVPTAAAARLARGPLDWRQLAERDWILPPPNTPIRRTINTIFAVAGVAQPTPIVETYSIKTMATLMRKHPAAATIVPKAVASELVDAKGATALPHALSWDLPPVGVMWRRQAVEDDVVAALVACLGALRWEGE, via the coding sequence GTGTCCATCGCCCCCGACAAGCTGGTCCACAACCTCGTGTCCCGCCTGCGCCTCAGGCACCTGCCGCTGCTGCTGGCGCTGGAGCGGCAGCGTTCGGTGTCGCGGGTGGCGGCCGAGCTGAACCTGTCGCAGCCGGCCGTCACCAAGACCCTGCGCGAGATCGAAGACATCTTCATGGTGCCGCTGTTCACCCGCACCCGGCGCGGCCTGGAGCCCACGCCCACCGGCCGCGCGGTGCTGGCGCACGCAAGGCTGACGCTGGCCGATGCCGATGCGCTGGGGCGCGAACTGGCGGCGATCGGGTCCGGGCTGTCGGGCCGGCTGCGCATCGGCGTGATCCCCTACATCAGCCGCAGCGTGCTCGACGCCGCCTGCACCTTCGGCCTGACGCAGACACCGCGGGTCTCGGTGCTGGTACGCGAAGGCACCACCGACGAGTTGGTCAACGCGCTGCGCGAACACGAACTGGACTGCGTGGTGGCGCGCACCTTCTATGCGCCGGGCGCGGATATTGCGCAGCAGCCGCTGTACCGCGAAGAACCGGCACTGGTCGTGCCCACCGCGGCCGCCGCCCGGCTGGCGCGCGGCCCGCTCGACTGGCGCCAGCTGGCCGAGCGCGACTGGATCCTGCCACCGCCCAACACGCCGATCCGGCGCACCATCAACACCATCTTTGCGGTGGCCGGGGTGGCGCAGCCAACGCCGATCGTCGAGACCTATTCGATCAAGACCATGGCCACGCTGATGCGCAAGCATCCGGCGGCGGCGACCATCGTGCCGAAGGCGGTCGCCAGCGAACTGGTCGATGCCAAGGGGGCGACGGCGCTGCCGCATGCGCTGAGCTGGGACCTGCCGCCGGTGGGGGTGATGTGGCGGCGGCAGGCGGTGGAGGATGATGTGGTGGCGGCGCTGGTGGCTTGCCTGGGGGCGTTGCGGTGGGAGGGAGAGTGA
- a CDS encoding catechol 1,2-dioxygenase, with the protein METSFETQQASPGLCPALIEDEHSVTRIVEAAMANTSDPRLRFVMGSLVRHLHGFLREARLTDAEFEFALEFLARLGHATHASHNEVVLAADVLGLSTLVTVMNNSTRDGRTPGALLGPFYRANAPRYACGDCVVQDDAPGLPLLVCGTVRATDGTPLAGALVEIWQASPVGLYDNQDPNQPDRNLRGCFHTDENGNYHFRTVRPAGYPVPTDGPVGTLLAAQQRHPYRPAHIHFIVAAPGYRTLVTQVFADEADKLESDVTFGVHRLLVGNLRLHDHGRSDWGDVAAPFYTLQFDFTLEPGQQTFPKPPID; encoded by the coding sequence ATGGAAACTTCCTTTGAGACGCAGCAAGCGTCGCCAGGCCTGTGCCCCGCACTGATCGAAGACGAGCATTCGGTAACCCGCATCGTCGAAGCCGCCATGGCCAACACGTCCGACCCGCGCCTGCGCTTCGTCATGGGCTCGCTGGTTCGGCACCTGCACGGCTTCCTGCGCGAAGCGCGGCTGACCGACGCGGAATTCGAGTTCGCGCTGGAGTTCCTGGCCCGCCTTGGCCACGCCACGCATGCCAGCCACAACGAGGTCGTGCTGGCGGCCGACGTGCTGGGCCTGTCGACGCTGGTGACCGTGATGAACAACAGCACCAGGGACGGGCGCACGCCCGGTGCGTTGCTCGGCCCGTTCTATCGCGCCAACGCCCCGCGCTATGCCTGTGGCGACTGCGTGGTGCAGGACGACGCGCCGGGCTTGCCGCTGCTGGTCTGCGGTACCGTGCGCGCCACTGACGGCACGCCGCTCGCCGGCGCGCTGGTCGAGATCTGGCAGGCATCGCCGGTAGGCCTGTACGACAACCAGGACCCGAACCAGCCCGACCGCAACCTGCGCGGCTGCTTCCATACCGACGAGAACGGCAACTACCACTTCCGCACGGTGCGCCCCGCCGGCTATCCGGTGCCGACCGACGGACCGGTGGGCACGTTGCTGGCCGCGCAGCAGCGCCATCCGTACCGGCCCGCGCATATCCACTTCATCGTCGCGGCGCCGGGGTACCGCACGCTCGTGACCCAGGTGTTCGCCGACGAGGCGGACAAGCTCGAGTCCGATGTCACGTTCGGCGTGCATCGGCTGCTGGTGGGCAACCTGCGGCTGCACGACCACGGCCGCAGCGACTGGGGCGACGTGGCGGCGCCGTTCTACACGCTGCAGTTCGATTTCACGCTGGAGCCGGGCCAGCAGACCTTCCCGAAGCCGCCGATCGACTGA
- a CDS encoding short-chain dehydrogenase (K00059: fabG; 3-oxoacyl-[acyl-carrier protein] reductase [EC:1.1.1.100]), producing MSASSLSGKVAVILGGTGGIGFAAGETLARLGASIVLTGRDAEKAASAAAALPAGNHLAAVAEIADSASLRALADKVSHLYGRADILVNTAGFTRAIPHADLDALDDALIDELFAVNWRGQFAAIRAFAPHLRANGDGLVVNVGSIAGRTGQGSNVAYCAAKAGLDVMAMSLGRALAPQIRVLNVSPGVVDTAFVPGRDSSFNERAAKSTPLKRIGTAQDVADAIAACATSLRFATGTTIVVDGGRQLG from the coding sequence ATGAGCGCATCCTCTCTTTCCGGCAAGGTTGCCGTGATCCTCGGCGGCACCGGCGGCATCGGCTTCGCCGCCGGTGAAACGCTGGCCCGCCTTGGCGCAAGCATCGTCCTGACCGGGCGCGACGCCGAGAAGGCGGCCAGCGCCGCGGCCGCGCTGCCGGCCGGCAACCATCTCGCCGCCGTGGCGGAGATTGCCGACAGCGCCTCGCTGCGCGCGCTGGCCGACAAGGTCAGCCACCTCTACGGCCGCGCCGATATCCTGGTGAACACCGCGGGCTTTACGCGGGCGATCCCGCATGCCGACCTCGACGCGCTGGACGATGCCCTGATCGACGAACTATTTGCCGTCAACTGGCGCGGCCAGTTCGCAGCGATCCGCGCCTTTGCGCCGCACCTGCGCGCCAATGGCGACGGGCTGGTGGTCAATGTCGGCTCAATCGCTGGCCGTACGGGTCAGGGCAGCAACGTCGCGTACTGCGCGGCCAAGGCCGGGCTCGATGTCATGGCGATGTCGCTCGGGCGCGCGCTGGCGCCGCAGATCCGCGTGCTGAACGTCTCGCCGGGCGTGGTCGATACCGCCTTCGTGCCGGGGCGCGACAGCAGTTTCAACGAGCGCGCCGCGAAATCGACGCCGCTCAAGCGCATCGGCACTGCGCAGGATGTGGCCGATGCCATCGCCGCCTGCGCCACCTCGCTGCGCTTTGCCACCGGCACCACCATCGTCGTCGACGGTGGCCGCCAGCTCGGATAA
- a CDS encoding NADPH dependend quinone reductase: MHARKTIITCAVTGNITTPEQHPGLPVTPAQIADAALEAAEAGAAAAHIHVRDPETGRPSMSLEYYADVIDRIRARNRALIINLTTGPGGRFVPSEDEPRVAAPGTTLLPPARRVEHITALRPDVCSLDLNTMNSGGDVVINTPANVRKMAAAIRAAGVMPELEIFDSGDLNMALDFIREGVLDGPGLWTFVLGVKYGFAPTPETIFYARSMLPAGAHWSAFGIGRAEFPIVAQAWLAGGHVRVGLEDNIYLEKGVLAPSNAALVAKARDIVRSLGGELASSADARRTLGLREA; the protein is encoded by the coding sequence ATGCACGCACGCAAGACCATCATCACCTGCGCGGTGACCGGCAACATCACCACCCCCGAGCAGCATCCCGGCCTGCCCGTCACGCCGGCGCAGATCGCCGACGCCGCGCTGGAAGCCGCCGAAGCCGGCGCGGCCGCCGCCCACATCCACGTGCGCGATCCCGAAACGGGCCGCCCGTCGATGTCGCTCGAGTACTACGCCGATGTCATCGACCGCATCCGCGCACGCAACCGCGCGCTGATCATCAACCTCACCACCGGCCCCGGCGGCCGCTTCGTGCCGAGCGAGGACGAGCCGCGCGTGGCGGCGCCGGGCACGACGCTGCTGCCTCCGGCCAGGCGGGTCGAACACATCACCGCGCTGCGGCCCGACGTGTGTTCGCTAGACCTGAACACCATGAACTCTGGCGGCGACGTCGTGATCAATACGCCCGCCAACGTGCGCAAGATGGCCGCGGCGATCCGTGCCGCGGGCGTCATGCCGGAGCTGGAGATCTTCGATTCCGGCGACCTCAACATGGCGCTCGACTTTATCCGCGAGGGCGTGCTGGATGGCCCCGGGCTGTGGACCTTCGTGCTGGGCGTCAAGTACGGTTTTGCGCCTACCCCTGAGACCATTTTCTATGCCCGCAGCATGCTGCCCGCCGGCGCGCACTGGTCGGCCTTCGGCATCGGCCGCGCGGAGTTCCCGATCGTCGCGCAGGCGTGGCTGGCCGGCGGACATGTGCGCGTCGGGCTGGAAGACAACATCTACCTGGAGAAGGGCGTGCTGGCGCCGAGCAACGCCGCATTGGTCGCCAAGGCGCGCGACATCGTCAGGTCGCTTGGCGGCGAGCTTGCCTCGTCGGCCGATGCCCGTCGCACGCTCGGCCTGCGCGAAGCCTGA
- a CDS encoding oxidoreductase, with amino-acid sequence MNTIRVTQKAPGIDALQLELLGVPRPEAAADQCIIEVASAGVNPSDVKATLGLMPHAIWPRTPGRDYAGLVVDGPAGLLGLQVWGSGGELGIRRDGTHGKYLRIEAASVRAKPASLSLLEAGAVGVPFITAYEGLRRAGMPQAGSTVLVCGGNGKVGQATIQIATALGARVFAVERTAEAYRGHASGDVRMIDASREAIAAVVREETGGHGADIVYNTVGSPYFEQANQAMAIGATQIFISTIEKPVPFDIFAFYRGQHTYVGVDTLALDSGACARILDQLAPMFAAGKLRPFPVLADYTYSLAEAKDAYRAVLQGATERVVLKP; translated from the coding sequence ATGAACACCATCCGAGTCACCCAGAAAGCCCCCGGCATCGATGCCCTGCAGCTTGAGCTGCTCGGCGTGCCGCGCCCTGAAGCGGCAGCGGACCAATGCATCATCGAAGTCGCCAGCGCCGGGGTCAACCCGAGCGACGTCAAGGCAACCCTTGGCCTGATGCCGCACGCCATCTGGCCGCGCACGCCGGGCCGCGACTATGCCGGCCTGGTGGTCGATGGCCCCGCCGGCCTGCTGGGCCTGCAGGTGTGGGGCAGCGGCGGCGAGCTCGGCATCCGCCGCGACGGCACGCATGGCAAGTACCTGCGCATCGAGGCAGCGTCCGTGCGCGCCAAGCCGGCGTCGCTGTCGCTGCTGGAAGCCGGCGCCGTGGGCGTGCCGTTCATCACCGCCTATGAAGGCCTGCGCCGCGCGGGCATGCCGCAGGCCGGCAGCACCGTGCTGGTATGCGGCGGCAACGGCAAGGTCGGCCAGGCCACCATCCAGATCGCCACGGCGCTGGGCGCCCGCGTCTTTGCCGTGGAGCGCACCGCGGAGGCCTATCGTGGCCATGCCAGCGGCGACGTGCGCATGATCGATGCCAGCCGCGAAGCCATCGCCGCCGTGGTGCGCGAGGAGACCGGCGGCCACGGCGCGGATATCGTCTACAACACCGTCGGCAGCCCGTACTTCGAACAGGCCAACCAGGCGATGGCGATCGGTGCGACGCAGATCTTTATCTCGACCATCGAGAAGCCGGTGCCGTTCGATATCTTTGCGTTCTATCGCGGCCAGCACACCTATGTGGGGGTCGACACGCTCGCGCTGGACAGCGGTGCCTGCGCACGCATCCTCGACCAGCTGGCGCCGATGTTTGCCGCCGGCAAGCTGCGGCCGTTCCCGGTGCTGGCCGACTACACCTATTCGCTCGCAGAGGCCAAGGACGCCTATCGTGCCGTGCTGCAGGGTGCGACCGAACGCGTGGTGCTCAAGCCATGA
- a CDS encoding membrane protein, whose amino-acid sequence MNTTRFAQAPAYYPANHEGMHCLRLQGHEAGPSDALWLGVSVLLPGGHTSMDASPVEKHYVVLEGEVCIRTPEGTVTLGQFDSVRLAPGEARQVSNPGNRPAMLLLAMPYPRG is encoded by the coding sequence ATGAATACGACCCGGTTTGCACAGGCGCCGGCCTACTATCCGGCCAACCACGAAGGCATGCATTGCCTGCGGCTGCAGGGGCATGAAGCCGGGCCATCCGATGCGCTGTGGCTGGGTGTGTCGGTACTGCTGCCGGGCGGCCATACGTCGATGGATGCCTCGCCCGTGGAAAAGCATTACGTCGTGCTCGAAGGCGAGGTCTGCATCCGCACGCCGGAAGGCACCGTGACGCTGGGCCAGTTCGATTCGGTGCGGCTCGCGCCGGGCGAGGCGCGGCAGGTGTCGAACCCGGGCAACCGGCCGGCGATGCTGTTGCTGGCGATGCCGTATCCCAGGGGCTGA
- a CDS encoding porin: MTSVPKRSSVLLLATVAAGWVGEAGAQSSVTLYGRLNTALEYSYANTATDGIKLGGTGRLTNNRSVFGMRGEEGLGGSLKAIWQIESNVSLDTGQGQIAGRNSRIGLQGDAGTFFMGHWQTPYTEATAGYDPYYPTTAGYMALIGNGSTSSSDNVQDTSSFDRRQKNLVVYKTPSLAGFSGAAAWGVNEERTSVPRNPGLYSFSAAYDNGPLNIALAYEIHQHYQTAGRKDDAMKAGVSYKFPSTTVALLYERLHYRTATGDLTRNGYYASLVQKLGPGSVRVGFALASNGAGNATETVGFFRSGAETGATQVTVGYDYPLSKRTALFAYYSRINNKRNAIYDFAINELGVSAGADPQTFALGMRHFF, from the coding sequence ATGACATCCGTTCCGAAGCGCAGCAGCGTCCTGCTGCTGGCCACGGTCGCGGCCGGCTGGGTCGGCGAGGCCGGCGCGCAGTCTTCAGTGACGCTGTACGGGCGCCTCAATACGGCGCTGGAGTATTCGTACGCCAACACGGCCACCGACGGCATCAAGCTGGGCGGCACCGGCCGGCTGACCAACAACCGCTCCGTCTTCGGCATGCGCGGCGAGGAAGGACTGGGCGGCAGCCTGAAGGCGATCTGGCAGATCGAAAGCAACGTTTCGCTCGACACCGGCCAGGGCCAGATCGCGGGCCGCAACTCGCGCATCGGGCTGCAGGGGGATGCCGGCACGTTCTTCATGGGCCACTGGCAAACGCCCTATACCGAGGCGACCGCGGGCTATGACCCGTACTACCCGACCACCGCCGGCTATATGGCGCTGATCGGCAATGGCTCCACGTCCAGCTCGGACAACGTCCAGGACACCAGTTCGTTCGACCGCCGGCAGAAGAACCTTGTCGTCTACAAGACGCCGTCGCTGGCCGGCTTCAGCGGCGCCGCGGCGTGGGGCGTGAACGAGGAGAGGACCAGCGTACCGCGCAACCCGGGGCTCTATTCGTTTTCCGCGGCTTATGACAATGGGCCGCTCAACATTGCGCTGGCCTATGAAATCCACCAGCACTACCAGACCGCCGGCCGCAAGGACGATGCGATGAAGGCGGGCGTGTCCTACAAGTTTCCGAGCACTACCGTCGCGTTGCTCTATGAACGGCTCCACTACCGCACCGCCACGGGCGACCTGACCCGCAACGGCTACTACGCCTCGCTGGTGCAGAAGCTCGGCCCGGGCAGCGTGCGCGTCGGCTTTGCGCTGGCGAGCAACGGTGCTGGCAATGCGACGGAAACGGTCGGCTTCTTCCGCAGCGGCGCGGAGACGGGCGCCACGCAGGTCACCGTCGGCTACGACTATCCGTTGTCAAAGCGTACCGCGCTGTTTGCGTACTACAGCCGCATCAACAACAAGCGCAACGCGATCTATGACTTTGCCATCAACGAGCTTGGCGTGAGCGCCGGCGCCGACCCGCAGACCTTCGCGCTCGGCATGCGGCATTTCTTCTGA
- a CDS encoding LacI family transcriptional regulator, with the protein MIRSIQGAVLALTSSFMLAAAPAASAQPQYPSKPIRLVVPFSAGSATDILARIIGSKMGEGGTYQVIVDNRPGAGGTVGATGVAKAAPDGYTLILVSVGHAINATLYPKLSYDTVKDFTPVSMVATVPNVLVVNAASKYKSVRDVVAAARATPGALNFDSAGSGSSTHLSGEMFKMQAGIDITHIPYKGTGEALTDVMAGRGDMMFAPTVSAMPFVKQGKLRALAVTTARRASALPDIPTVAESGFPGFAFDSWFGVLAPAGTPKEIVDALNAEIGKALAAPDVRERLAAQGAEPKRSSPQEFAAYIQSEIGKLAPVVRQSGVQAGQ; encoded by the coding sequence ATGATTCGATCCATCCAAGGCGCCGTGCTGGCCCTGACCTCGTCGTTCATGCTGGCGGCCGCTCCCGCCGCCAGCGCGCAACCGCAGTACCCCAGCAAGCCGATCCGGCTGGTGGTGCCGTTCTCGGCAGGCAGCGCCACCGACATCCTGGCGCGCATTATCGGCAGCAAGATGGGCGAGGGCGGGACCTACCAGGTGATCGTCGACAACCGGCCCGGCGCCGGCGGCACGGTCGGTGCCACCGGCGTGGCCAAGGCGGCGCCGGACGGCTACACCCTGATCCTGGTGTCGGTCGGGCATGCGATCAATGCCACGCTGTATCCCAAGCTCTCCTATGACACGGTGAAGGACTTCACGCCGGTCTCGATGGTGGCAACCGTGCCCAATGTGCTGGTGGTCAACGCCGCCAGCAAGTACAAGTCCGTGCGGGACGTCGTGGCGGCCGCCAGGGCAACGCCGGGCGCGCTGAACTTCGACTCCGCGGGTTCCGGCAGTTCCACCCACCTCAGCGGCGAGATGTTCAAGATGCAGGCGGGCATCGACATCACCCATATCCCGTACAAGGGCACCGGCGAAGCGCTGACGGATGTCATGGCCGGCCGCGGCGACATGATGTTCGCGCCCACCGTATCGGCCATGCCATTTGTGAAGCAGGGCAAGCTGCGCGCGCTGGCGGTGACCACGGCCAGGCGAGCCAGCGCGCTGCCGGATATCCCGACTGTCGCGGAGTCCGGTTTCCCCGGCTTTGCGTTCGATTCCTGGTTCGGCGTACTGGCCCCTGCCGGCACACCGAAGGAAATCGTCGACGCACTCAATGCCGAGATCGGCAAGGCACTGGCGGCGCCTGACGTGCGCGAGCGCCTGGCCGCGCAGGGCGCCGAGCCGAAGCGCTCGTCACCACAGGAATTTGCGGCCTATATCCAGTCGGAGATCGGCAAGCTTGCGCCGGTGGTGCGGCAATCCGGGGTGCAGGCTGGCCAGTAG